In Paraburkholderia bryophila, a single genomic region encodes these proteins:
- a CDS encoding Zn-dependent hydrolase → MLKVDGQRLWASLMEMAQVGATARGGVRRLALTEEDRRGRARFAEWCEAAGMTMRSDAVGNLFARREGTDADAKPILIGSHLDTQPEGGRFDGVYGVLAGLEVVRSLNEQGIHTHHPIEVVSWTNEEGARFTPAMLGSAVFVGATPLVDALRTQDAQGVTLAEALEACGCTSDAKQLTTHDVEAYFEAHIEQGPILESHGHPIGVVTGGQSIRWLDIEVTGIAAHAGTTPMPYRKDAFFAASAMALELEALAGRYAPQGLVTIGQIDVPNSSRNTIAGKVAFTVDLRHPDDTKIDAMERDVRAAFERVAAQRGVQASISTYWTSPATPFDPACVALVEDATRQLGYTYERIVSGAGHDAIHLARHVPTAMVFIPCVDGLSHNEAEDALPADVTAGANVLLNAVLARAKVAAPVLA, encoded by the coding sequence ATGTTGAAAGTCGATGGACAACGCCTGTGGGCGAGTTTGATGGAGATGGCGCAAGTGGGCGCGACCGCGCGTGGCGGCGTGCGCCGGCTGGCGCTGACGGAGGAAGATCGGCGCGGCCGCGCGCGGTTCGCCGAATGGTGCGAAGCGGCCGGCATGACGATGCGCTCCGATGCGGTCGGCAACCTGTTCGCGCGCCGTGAAGGCACGGATGCGGATGCGAAGCCGATCCTGATCGGCAGCCACCTGGATACGCAACCCGAGGGCGGCCGTTTCGACGGTGTGTATGGCGTGCTGGCCGGTCTCGAAGTCGTGCGCTCGCTGAATGAACAGGGGATCCACACGCACCATCCGATCGAGGTCGTGTCGTGGACCAACGAGGAAGGCGCGCGTTTCACGCCGGCAATGCTGGGCTCCGCGGTGTTCGTCGGCGCGACGCCGTTGGTCGACGCGTTGCGCACGCAGGACGCGCAAGGCGTGACGCTCGCCGAAGCGCTCGAAGCGTGCGGCTGCACGAGCGACGCCAAACAATTGACGACGCACGACGTCGAAGCCTATTTCGAGGCCCATATCGAACAGGGGCCGATTCTCGAAAGCCACGGTCATCCGATTGGCGTCGTGACCGGCGGGCAATCGATCCGCTGGCTCGATATCGAAGTGACCGGCATCGCCGCGCATGCGGGCACTACGCCGATGCCTTACCGCAAGGACGCGTTCTTCGCAGCCTCGGCGATGGCGCTCGAACTCGAAGCCCTCGCCGGGCGTTACGCGCCTCAGGGGCTAGTCACGATCGGCCAGATCGACGTGCCGAATTCGTCGCGCAATACGATTGCGGGCAAGGTGGCGTTCACCGTCGACCTGCGTCATCCCGACGACACGAAGATCGACGCGATGGAGCGCGACGTGCGCGCCGCCTTCGAGCGCGTCGCCGCGCAGCGCGGTGTGCAAGCGTCGATCTCGACCTACTGGACCAGTCCCGCGACGCCGTTCGATCCGGCCTGCGTGGCGCTGGTCGAGGACGCCACGCGGCAGCTCGGCTATACCTATGAGCGTATCGTCAGCGGTGCGGGGCATGATGCGATTCATCTGGCGCGCCACGTGCCGACCGCGATGGTCTTCATTCCGTGCGTGGACGGTCTCTCGCACAACGAAGCCGAAGACGCGTTGCCCGCCGATGTGACCGCCGGCGCGAATGTGTTGCTCAATGCGGTGCTGGCGCGCGCGAAAGTGGCCGCGCCGGTGCTTGCATGA
- a CDS encoding histone deacetylase family protein translates to MQTFFHPAQLKHHPRSYLSRGQMRTPQEVPERALRLVEAAKKLGFDVREPADFGSAPLAAVHGMNYLRFLEEAHREWKKMPAEWGDEVMSNVYIRENNPLRGVLAQAARYLADGSCPVGEHTYESAYWSAQSALAGAQALLDGAGEAYALCRPPGHHARAEAAGGFCYLNNAAVAAQALRKRYGRVAILDTDMHHGQGIQEIFYDRDDVLYVSIHGDPTNFYPVVAGFDDERGTAQGEGYNVNLPMPHGSPEAVFFEQFDTALGALARFQPDVLVVALGFDIYKDDPQAMVAVTTEGFGELGSKLGGLKLPTLIVQEGGYHIETLDANARSFFGGFASMR, encoded by the coding sequence ATGCAGACGTTTTTTCATCCGGCGCAGTTGAAGCATCATCCGCGCAGCTATCTGTCGCGCGGCCAGATGCGCACGCCGCAGGAAGTCCCCGAGCGCGCGTTGCGGCTCGTCGAGGCGGCAAAAAAACTCGGCTTCGACGTGCGTGAGCCGGCCGATTTCGGCAGCGCGCCGCTCGCTGCCGTGCATGGCATGAACTATCTGCGCTTTCTCGAAGAAGCACACCGAGAGTGGAAAAAGATGCCCGCGGAGTGGGGCGACGAAGTGATGTCGAACGTGTATATCCGCGAGAACAATCCGCTGCGCGGCGTGCTTGCGCAAGCCGCGCGTTATCTGGCCGATGGCAGTTGCCCGGTCGGCGAGCACACGTACGAATCGGCCTACTGGTCCGCACAAAGCGCGCTGGCCGGTGCGCAGGCGTTGCTCGACGGCGCGGGCGAAGCGTACGCGTTGTGCCGTCCGCCGGGGCATCATGCGCGCGCCGAAGCGGCCGGTGGTTTTTGCTATCTGAACAATGCGGCCGTTGCCGCACAGGCGCTGCGCAAACGGTATGGACGCGTGGCGATTCTCGATACCGACATGCACCACGGGCAGGGAATTCAGGAGATTTTCTACGACCGCGACGACGTGCTGTATGTGTCGATTCATGGCGACCCGACCAATTTCTATCCGGTGGTCGCAGGTTTCGACGACGAACGCGGCACGGCGCAAGGCGAGGGCTACAACGTCAATCTGCCGATGCCGCACGGTTCGCCGGAAGCGGTGTTCTTCGAGCAATTCGATACCGCGCTGGGCGCGCTCGCGCGTTTTCAACCGGATGTGCTGGTGGTCGCGCTCGGCTTCGACATCTACAAGGACGACCCGCAAGCAATGGTGGCCGTGACGACCGAAGGTTTCGGCGAATTAGGCAGCAAGCTCGGCGGATTGAAACTACCCACGCTGATCGTGCAGGAAGGCGGCTATCACATCGAAACGCTGGATGCGAATGCGCGTTCGTTCTTCGGCGGCTTTGCTTCGATGCGTTAA
- a CDS encoding glucose 1-dehydrogenase produces MSKLTGKVAVVTGASKGIGAAIAKALAAQGASVVVNYASSKAGADDVVAAITASGGKAVAVGGDVSKAADAQGIVDAAVETYGRLDILVNNSGVYAFAPIEEITEEHFHKHFNVNVLGVLLVTQAAVKHIGEGGSIVNVSSVVSRITPAGSAVYTATKGAVDGITGALARELGPRKIRVNSVNPGMVATEGTHSAGITGADSDFEAWALSTTPLGRIGQPEDIADVVTFLVSNDARWVTGESLIASGGSR; encoded by the coding sequence ATGAGCAAGCTCACAGGTAAGGTTGCAGTTGTAACTGGCGCATCGAAAGGTATCGGCGCGGCCATTGCGAAGGCGTTGGCTGCGCAAGGCGCGTCGGTGGTGGTCAACTATGCGTCGAGCAAGGCGGGTGCCGACGACGTCGTCGCCGCGATCACGGCGTCGGGCGGTAAGGCCGTGGCGGTGGGCGGCGACGTGTCCAAAGCGGCCGACGCGCAAGGTATCGTCGACGCGGCGGTCGAAACGTATGGCCGTCTGGACATTCTGGTCAACAACTCGGGCGTGTACGCGTTCGCACCGATCGAAGAAATCACCGAAGAGCATTTCCATAAGCACTTCAACGTCAACGTGCTGGGTGTGTTGCTGGTCACGCAGGCGGCCGTCAAGCATATCGGCGAAGGCGGCAGCATCGTCAACGTGAGTTCGGTGGTGAGCCGTATCACGCCGGCGGGCAGCGCGGTTTATACCGCGACCAAGGGCGCGGTGGACGGCATTACCGGCGCGCTCGCGCGCGAACTCGGTCCGCGCAAGATCCGCGTGAACTCGGTGAATCCGGGCATGGTCGCGACCGAAGGCACGCATAGTGCGGGCATTACCGGCGCTGACTCCGATTTCGAAGCGTGGGCGCTCAGCACGACGCCGCTCGGTCGCATCGGCCAGCCGGAAGATATCGCCGACGTGGTGACGTTCCTCGTGTCGAACGACGCGCGCTGGGTGACGGGTGAAAGTCTGATTGCGAGCGGCGGCTCGCGTTAA
- a CDS encoding LysR substrate-binding domain-containing protein: MQYAQLRAFHAVAEHGGFSKAAQALSLTQPAVSDHVRRLEQEYGVKLFERGPRGVDTTELGLRLFAVTRHMLSCERDARQLLESAGGLESGSLSIVADAPDLAVALIGAFRKLHPGIVVTLSIANAADCMQRVLSSAVDAAITAAPQVHSRLEARVLRRDPLVAMVPANYPAAKKRKLSYAELVRQPMIFREPQSVTQQLLETELVRESLQVEPVMYVDGREALEEAVAQGLGVGVIARAEFKESRRIRMVPLQDCQVRMIESLTRLAERPGSNLLDALFAVELPEPAPHVAG, translated from the coding sequence GTGCAATACGCGCAATTGCGGGCGTTTCATGCGGTCGCGGAACACGGCGGTTTTTCGAAAGCGGCGCAGGCGCTATCGCTCACGCAGCCGGCGGTGTCGGACCACGTGCGGCGGCTGGAGCAGGAATACGGCGTCAAACTGTTCGAGCGCGGACCGCGCGGCGTCGACACCACGGAACTCGGTCTGCGTCTGTTCGCGGTGACGCGGCATATGCTGAGTTGCGAGCGCGACGCGCGGCAATTACTCGAATCGGCGGGCGGGCTGGAGTCCGGGTCGCTCTCGATCGTGGCCGACGCACCCGATCTGGCGGTCGCGCTGATCGGCGCGTTTCGCAAGCTGCATCCAGGAATCGTCGTGACGCTGTCGATCGCCAACGCGGCGGATTGCATGCAGCGCGTGCTGTCGAGCGCGGTGGACGCCGCCATTACCGCCGCGCCGCAAGTCCACAGCCGGCTGGAGGCGCGGGTGTTGCGGCGCGATCCGCTGGTGGCGATGGTCCCGGCGAATTATCCGGCGGCGAAGAAACGCAAGCTGAGCTACGCGGAACTGGTCCGGCAGCCGATGATTTTTCGCGAGCCGCAATCCGTCACGCAGCAGTTGCTCGAAACCGAGCTGGTGCGCGAGTCTTTGCAGGTGGAACCGGTGATGTATGTGGACGGCCGCGAAGCGCTTGAAGAAGCCGTCGCGCAAGGGCTAGGCGTGGGGGTGATCGCGCGCGCGGAATTCAAGGAGTCGCGGCGGATCCGCATGGTCCCGCTGCAGGATTGCCAGGTGCGGATGATCGAATCGCTGACACGACTCGCCGAGCGGCCGGGATCGAACCTGCTCGATGCGTTGTTCGCGGTGGAGTTGCCGGAACCGGCGCCGCATGTGGCGGGATAG
- a CDS encoding 2-aminoethylphosphonate--pyruvate transaminase codes for MHRVIDRPIAASPAETFTCAVPAKGEPYLLTPGPLTTALSTKEAMLRDWGSWDGDFRAMTAQLRAGLLEIAGDTAGDYDCVPLQGSGSYCVEAMLGSLIPRDGHALVLANGAYGKRIATTLGYLGRTATVLDKGDYLPPRGAEVERLLAADSSITHVVAVHCETSSGILNPIEEIAAATAKQGRKLLIDSMSAFGAVPLDVRQIPCEAFVSSANKCIEGVPGFGFVIARKSALQEAKGRSHSLALDVYDQWDVMNRTGQWRFTPPTHTVAAFIEALRLHKLEGGQAGRLARYANNRDVLVAGMGKLGFEPLLNARWRSPIIVTFFAPAHPSFRFERFYESMKQQGFIIYPGKLTVADSFRIGCIGQVDEHVMRAVVRACASSLREMGVPGAEPPAAALEERKALADAD; via the coding sequence ATGCACAGGGTGATCGACCGTCCTATCGCAGCGTCCCCGGCAGAGACCTTCACGTGTGCGGTGCCGGCCAAAGGCGAGCCGTATCTGTTGACGCCGGGTCCGCTCACCACGGCGCTCTCGACCAAAGAGGCGATGCTGCGCGACTGGGGCTCGTGGGATGGCGACTTCCGCGCCATGACCGCACAGTTGCGCGCCGGCCTGCTGGAGATCGCGGGCGATACCGCGGGCGACTACGATTGCGTGCCGCTGCAAGGCAGCGGCAGCTACTGCGTCGAGGCGATGCTCGGCAGCCTGATTCCGCGCGACGGCCATGCGCTGGTGCTCGCCAACGGCGCGTACGGCAAGCGCATCGCCACCACGCTCGGCTATCTCGGCCGCACGGCCACCGTGCTCGACAAGGGCGACTATCTGCCGCCGCGCGGCGCCGAAGTCGAACGTCTGCTGGCCGCTGATTCGAGCATCACGCATGTGGTCGCGGTGCATTGCGAGACCAGCTCGGGAATTCTCAATCCCATTGAAGAGATCGCCGCCGCCACCGCGAAGCAGGGCCGCAAACTGCTGATCGACTCGATGAGCGCATTCGGCGCGGTGCCGCTCGACGTGCGGCAGATTCCGTGCGAGGCGTTCGTCTCGTCGGCGAATAAATGTATCGAAGGCGTGCCGGGGTTCGGCTTCGTGATCGCTCGTAAAAGCGCGTTGCAGGAAGCGAAGGGCCGCAGCCATTCGCTCGCGCTCGACGTCTACGATCAGTGGGACGTGATGAACCGCACCGGGCAGTGGCGCTTTACGCCGCCCACGCACACCGTGGCCGCGTTTATCGAAGCGCTGCGCCTGCATAAGCTCGAAGGCGGCCAGGCCGGCCGCCTCGCGCGTTACGCGAACAATCGCGACGTGCTGGTCGCCGGCATGGGCAAGCTCGGTTTCGAGCCGCTGCTGAACGCGCGCTGGCGCTCGCCGATCATCGTGACGTTTTTTGCGCCGGCGCATCCGTCGTTCCGCTTCGAGCGCTTTTACGAGTCGATGAAGCAGCAGGGTTTCATCATCTATCCGGGCAAATTGACGGTGGCGGACAGCTTCCGCATCGGCTGTATCGGTCAGGTGGATGAGCATGTCATGCGCGCCGTGGTGCGGGCTTGCGCCAGTTCGCTGCGAGAGATGGGCGTGCCGGGCGCGGAGCCGCCGGCCGCCGCGCTCGAAGAACGCAAGGCGTTGGCGGACGCGGACTGA
- the phnX gene encoding phosphonoacetaldehyde hydrolase: MKHVKAVIFDWAGTVVDYGSLAPMGAFVETFEQFGVAISIDEARGPMGMAKRPHIAALMALPRVAQAWADKYGHAPGEADIDAVYDVFVPKNIAVAASYSSVIPGVAAVASALRGDDIRIGTTTGYTREIMAEIVPGAAEQGFSPDSIVCTGDTPEGRPSPYMIYKTLPALGVWRAKEAIKVDDTEVGIEEGINGGTWAVGVAVSGNAFGMAENDVKALAPDEFAWRRQAAIEKLRSAGAHYVIDSVADLMPVVYEIEARLERGERP; this comes from the coding sequence ATGAAACACGTCAAAGCAGTGATTTTCGACTGGGCCGGCACGGTGGTCGACTATGGTTCTCTCGCCCCGATGGGCGCCTTCGTCGAGACCTTCGAACAGTTCGGCGTGGCGATCTCGATCGACGAAGCACGCGGTCCGATGGGCATGGCCAAGCGCCCGCATATCGCGGCGCTGATGGCATTGCCGCGCGTCGCGCAGGCGTGGGCGGACAAGTATGGCCACGCGCCGGGCGAAGCGGATATCGACGCGGTGTACGACGTATTCGTGCCGAAGAACATCGCGGTGGCGGCGAGCTACAGCTCGGTGATTCCGGGCGTCGCGGCCGTGGCGAGCGCGCTGCGCGGCGACGATATCCGCATCGGCACGACCACCGGCTACACCCGCGAGATCATGGCCGAGATCGTGCCGGGCGCGGCCGAGCAGGGCTTTTCGCCGGACAGTATCGTCTGCACCGGCGATACGCCGGAAGGCCGGCCGTCACCGTACATGATCTACAAGACCTTGCCCGCGCTCGGCGTGTGGCGCGCCAAAGAGGCGATCAAGGTGGACGACACCGAGGTCGGCATTGAAGAAGGGATCAACGGCGGCACGTGGGCGGTCGGTGTCGCGGTGAGCGGCAACGCGTTCGGCATGGCCGAAAATGACGTCAAGGCCCTGGCGCCGGACGAGTTCGCCTGGCGGCGCCAGGCGGCGATTGAGAAGCTGCGGTCGGCCGGTGCGCATTATGTGATCGATAGCGTCGCGGATCTGATGCCGGTGGTCTATGAGATCGAGGCGCGGCTGGAGCGCGGCGAGCGGCCGTAA
- a CDS encoding LysR family transcriptional regulator has translation MINLFQAMQAFVKVAEAGSFAQAAEQLNVSTSVVTRHVSSLEKHLGIRLFQRTTRKVVLTEAGADYADGCRVVMSELEEVESRATTTSKEVVGDLRIVALGSFSLFRLTPLFAEYQAKFPQVNLRVTLTEKRVDLLEGGFDVGIVTEHMIRSESLVVRRLINSHAVPVAAAAYLAQAGQPKTPADLARHRVIAAALDTSPQTWVFSHSGDNGKHGNNGTANGTAGNEESIALDASFTVNSMIMQKQATLGAMGIALLPLEMVADELRSGTLVRVLDDYAVTNGDVAVSLVYPSREFVPRKIREFIDLAVGFFK, from the coding sequence ATGATCAATCTCTTTCAGGCCATGCAGGCCTTCGTCAAAGTCGCCGAAGCGGGCAGCTTCGCGCAGGCCGCCGAGCAACTCAACGTCTCGACCTCCGTGGTGACGCGCCACGTGTCGAGCCTTGAAAAACACCTCGGTATCCGGCTGTTCCAGCGCACTACCCGCAAAGTCGTGCTGACCGAAGCCGGCGCGGATTACGCGGACGGTTGCCGCGTGGTGATGTCGGAACTGGAAGAAGTCGAATCGCGCGCGACCACTACGTCGAAGGAAGTCGTGGGCGATCTGCGTATCGTGGCGCTCGGCAGCTTCTCGCTGTTCCGGCTCACGCCGCTGTTCGCGGAATATCAGGCGAAGTTTCCGCAGGTGAATCTGCGCGTCACGCTCACCGAGAAACGGGTCGACCTGCTTGAAGGGGGATTCGATGTGGGGATCGTCACCGAACATATGATCCGTTCGGAGTCGTTGGTGGTGCGGCGTCTGATCAACTCGCACGCGGTGCCGGTGGCGGCGGCCGCGTATCTGGCGCAGGCGGGCCAGCCGAAAACGCCGGCCGATCTGGCGCGGCATCGCGTGATTGCCGCCGCGCTCGACACCAGTCCGCAGACGTGGGTGTTCAGCCATAGCGGTGACAACGGCAAACACGGTAACAACGGCACTGCGAACGGCACTGCGGGCAACGAAGAAAGCATCGCGCTCGATGCGTCGTTCACGGTCAACAGCATGATCATGCAAAAGCAGGCCACGCTAGGCGCGATGGGCATTGCGCTGCTGCCGCTCGAAATGGTCGCCGACGAATTGCGCAGCGGCACCCTCGTGCGCGTGCTCGACGACTACGCGGTCACCAACGGCGACGTGGCCGTCTCGCTCGTGTACCCCAGCCGCGAATTCGTGCCGCGCAAGATTCGCGAGTTTATCGATCTGGCGGTGGGGTTTTTCAAGTGA
- a CDS encoding amidohydrolase family protein → MTTTTHALLITDVRLPDGARVDVSITDGRIAALGPNLPREPGVMLEDGAGALLLPGFVEGHTHLDKTHWGLPWYRNEVGPKLTDRIENERRFRAQGDHDAGVQSLALARAFLQAGTTRLRTHVDIDTDAGLRHLEGVLATRDALREVLEMQIVAFPQSGVLGRPGTGALLGQALDAGADVLGALDPALIDGDPVASLDLTFELAQRHQKPIDIHLHEPGEVGAFTLGLLLDRVAALGMQGRVVVSHAFCLGALPERERDALLARLADLRVALLTTAPASTPVPPLKACLEKGVTLFGGNDGIRDTWTPYGSPDMLERAMLIAMRYDLRRDDELAIAFDCVSTTAARACGFTDYGLYAGARADLVLVDADTLAQAIVARPARKLVVANGRIVARHDTHA, encoded by the coding sequence ATGACCACGACCACCCACGCTTTGCTCATCACCGATGTCCGTCTGCCAGACGGCGCCCGCGTCGACGTGTCGATCACCGACGGCCGCATTGCGGCGCTCGGCCCGAACCTGCCGCGCGAGCCCGGCGTGATGCTGGAAGACGGCGCGGGCGCGTTGCTGCTGCCCGGTTTCGTCGAAGGTCATACGCATCTGGACAAAACGCATTGGGGCTTGCCGTGGTATCGCAACGAGGTCGGCCCGAAGCTGACCGACCGGATCGAGAACGAACGGCGGTTCCGCGCGCAAGGCGATCACGACGCGGGCGTGCAGTCGCTCGCGCTCGCCCGTGCGTTCCTGCAGGCGGGTACGACGCGTTTGCGCACGCACGTGGATATCGATACCGACGCGGGGCTGCGTCATCTTGAAGGCGTGCTCGCCACGCGCGATGCGTTGCGCGAGGTGCTGGAGATGCAGATCGTTGCGTTTCCGCAATCGGGCGTACTCGGGCGTCCCGGCACCGGCGCATTGCTCGGGCAGGCGCTGGACGCAGGCGCGGACGTGCTGGGCGCGCTCGATCCCGCGCTGATCGACGGCGATCCGGTGGCGTCGCTCGACTTGACGTTCGAGCTCGCGCAGCGTCATCAGAAGCCGATCGACATTCACTTGCACGAGCCCGGCGAAGTCGGCGCATTCACGCTCGGGCTGCTGCTCGATCGCGTCGCCGCGCTCGGCATGCAAGGGCGCGTGGTGGTCAGCCATGCGTTCTGTCTCGGTGCGCTGCCCGAGCGCGAACGCGACGCGTTGCTCGCGCGCCTCGCCGATCTGCGTGTCGCGCTGTTGACCACGGCCCCCGCTTCGACGCCGGTGCCGCCGCTGAAAGCCTGCCTTGAAAAAGGCGTCACGCTGTTCGGCGGCAACGACGGCATACGCGATACCTGGACGCCTTATGGCTCGCCGGACATGCTCGAACGCGCGATGCTGATCGCGATGCGCTACGACCTGCGTCGTGACGACGAGCTGGCCATCGCGTTCGATTGCGTCAGCACGACGGCCGCGCGCGCTTGCGGCTTCACCGACTACGGCCTGTATGCCGGCGCCCGCGCCGATCTGGTGCTGGTCGACGCGGACACGCTCGCGCAGGCGATCGTCGCGCGGCCCGCTCGCAAACTGGTGGTGGCGAACGGACGGATCGTCGCCCGCCACGACACGCACGCTTAA
- a CDS encoding GGDEF domain-containing protein, whose translation MQVAYSNDRLSSRMAVDPSIAGEPEVESSVIEWLLHDDQVMRECFTHAAEILKSVTGAAITAITLLDEEHQHYRAEVGMAMPLVTRARSLADYAVRDADLFVIEDAHDDARFGECMLVQRHPFVRFYAAIALRAPNGEIVGALCAMDPSPGRLNEGQRGVFYHLRAMIENDLKMRTATAIDPLTQLYNRRFLLESIARRWKEARDGDVMGSVVVDVDWFKQYNDTYGHQAGDHCLRKVASVMQAAADGDGIIAGRMGGEEFGLLVLHAEPAALQGTLETLRQGVVDLAIEHRASPLGVVTVSVGGAMTRINESSRAAHRDGFASADRALYRSKHAGRNLVTMA comes from the coding sequence GTGCAAGTCGCTTACAGTAACGACCGTTTGTCCAGCCGGATGGCGGTCGATCCGTCCATCGCGGGCGAACCCGAGGTGGAATCGTCGGTGATCGAGTGGCTGTTGCATGACGATCAGGTGATGCGCGAGTGCTTCACGCACGCGGCCGAAATCCTGAAGAGCGTAACCGGCGCGGCGATTACCGCGATCACGCTGCTCGACGAGGAACACCAGCACTACCGCGCCGAAGTCGGCATGGCGATGCCGCTCGTCACGCGCGCGCGCTCGCTCGCGGACTACGCGGTGCGCGACGCGGACCTGTTCGTTATCGAAGATGCGCACGACGACGCCCGCTTCGGCGAGTGCATGCTGGTGCAGCGTCATCCGTTCGTGCGCTTTTACGCGGCGATCGCGTTGCGCGCGCCGAACGGCGAGATCGTCGGCGCGTTGTGCGCGATGGACCCGTCGCCGGGCCGGCTCAACGAGGGCCAACGCGGCGTGTTCTACCACCTGCGCGCGATGATCGAAAACGATCTGAAGATGCGCACGGCCACCGCGATCGATCCGCTGACGCAGTTGTATAACCGCCGCTTCCTGCTGGAGAGCATTGCGCGCCGCTGGAAAGAAGCGCGCGATGGCGACGTGATGGGTTCGGTGGTGGTCGACGTGGACTGGTTCAAGCAATACAACGACACGTATGGTCACCAGGCGGGCGATCACTGCCTGCGCAAGGTCGCGTCGGTGATGCAGGCCGCAGCCGATGGCGACGGCATCATCGCCGGACGCATGGGTGGCGAGGAGTTCGGTCTGCTGGTGCTGCACGCGGAACCGGCGGCGCTGCAGGGCACGCTGGAAACGTTGCGGCAGGGCGTGGTCGATCTGGCGATCGAACATCGCGCGTCGCCGTTGGGCGTGGTGACGGTGAGCGTGGGCGGCGCGATGACGCGAATCAACGAAAGCTCGCGGGCCGCGCATCGGGATGGTTTCGCGAGCGCGGACCGGGCGCTGTATCGGTCGAAACATGCGGGGCGGAATCTGGTGACGATGGCCTAG
- a CDS encoding LysR family transcriptional regulator, which produces MDHLQAIRIFARVVETGGFSRAAQSLQMPNATVSKWVKSLEDHLGVKLLERSTRSVNVTTDGAAYYERTRHLLSELDDIEATLGRDRASPRGALRVDSGGSTASGILIPALPGFCVRYPDIQVQLSVTDRTADLIAENIDCAIRSTANDPALVTQAIGTLRWTTCASPAYLAEHGTPLHPQQIVDDRHAVVSYFSASTGLIQPLQFASAGDGDGDGDGEPIVLEGVRNPVMVSESNAHLATALAGLGIVHTLDFMVRPAIARGELLPILADYRRPPLEVYLAYPPSRRYSTKLRVFADWVKQVYANVRES; this is translated from the coding sequence ATGGATCATTTGCAGGCAATCCGCATCTTCGCGCGCGTGGTGGAAACCGGCGGCTTCAGTCGCGCGGCGCAGTCGCTGCAAATGCCCAACGCCACGGTCAGCAAGTGGGTCAAATCGCTTGAAGATCACCTCGGCGTCAAACTCCTTGAACGCAGCACGCGCAGCGTCAACGTCACGACCGACGGCGCCGCGTATTACGAGCGCACCCGGCATCTGCTCAGCGAACTCGACGATATCGAGGCGACGCTCGGCCGCGATCGCGCGAGTCCACGCGGCGCGTTGCGGGTGGATAGCGGCGGCTCGACCGCGAGCGGCATTCTGATTCCGGCGCTGCCTGGGTTTTGCGTGCGTTATCCGGACATTCAGGTGCAGTTGAGCGTGACGGACCGCACGGCGGATCTGATCGCCGAGAACATCGACTGCGCGATTCGCAGCACGGCGAATGACCCGGCGCTGGTCACACAGGCCATCGGCACGCTGCGCTGGACCACCTGCGCGAGTCCGGCGTATCTGGCCGAACATGGCACACCGTTGCATCCGCAACAGATCGTCGACGACCGTCATGCCGTGGTCAGCTATTTTTCCGCGAGTACGGGGCTTATCCAGCCGCTGCAATTCGCCAGCGCGGGCGATGGCGATGGCGATGGCGATGGCGAACCCATCGTGCTCGAAGGCGTGCGCAATCCAGTGATGGTGAGCGAAAGCAATGCGCACCTGGCCACCGCGCTAGCTGGCCTGGGCATTGTTCATACGTTGGATTTCATGGTGCGGCCCGCTATCGCGCGAGGCGAGCTGCTGCCGATTCTGGCGGACTACCGGCGTCCGCCGCTGGAGGTCTATCTCGCGTATCCGCCGAGCCGGCGTTACAGCACGAAGCTGCGGGTGTTCGCCGACTGGGTCAAACAGGTTTACGCGAACGTTCGGGAGAGTTGA